GCCTTTTCAATACGGCGGCGGACAAGATAAAGCTGAATTTCAGCTTCTTCTTCGGACATATCGGCTGGCATAGAGAACATAATCTGTTCAATTTCAGGACGCGTTGCATTGGCTTTGTCACCAAGCGCCTGAATATCAACCGGCACTTGACGCCAGCCATAGATAGAATGGCCAAACGCCAGAATTTCCTGTTCAACAATACAGCGGCATCGTTCCTGAGCCGCAAGATCTGTACGGGGTAAAAACACCATACCTACGGCTAGCCGACCACCATCATCGTCATGTCCCGTACGGGCGATATGTTCAATAAAGAAATCGCGCGGAATTTCGATATGAATACCAGCACCATCACCTGTCATACCATCAGCATCAACGGCACCACGATGCCAGATTGCCTGTAAAGCTTCGATAGCGGCATCAACAACAGCACGATTTGGCTTGCCATCACGGGTTGCAACAAAACCAACACCGCAAGCATCATGCTCCATCTCAGGGGCATAAACACCAGCTTCGGTGAGTTTGGCCTCATTTGCCTTGCGACGGGCAATGAAGGCGTCTGCATCAAAGTTTTTGTTATATTGTGACATTATTAGCTCCCTGATCCAGCGCGGCGTGGCGCATTGGCCTCTGCCTGCTGCATGATCCACGCATCAATCTGTTCAGCTGCATCGCGCCCATCGCGGACACCCCAGACAACCAAAGACGCGCCACGCACAATGTCACCAGCGGCAAATACACCCTGCTGACTGGTCATCATGGTTTTCCAATCAATGCTGATCGTGCCCCATTTAGACACGCTCAATCCATCATCACCAAACATCTTTGGCATATCCTCTGGATCAAAACCAAGCGCTTTGACGACCAGATCAGCCGGCATGTCATGCGAAGATCCGTCAATGACTTGTGGCACCTGGCGTCCGGTTGCGTCTGGTTGACCCAAATGGATTGACTGGGCTTGTACTGCCGAAACCTTATCATCACCTAAAAAGGCCTGTGGCGCTGAAAGCCATTTGAAAACAACACCCTCTTCTTCAGCATTCTGCACTTCACGCTGTGACCCCGGCATATTCGCCTTGTCACGACGATACAGGCAACTGACCGATTTGGCTTTCTGGCGAATGGCGGTACGTACACAATCCATCGCCGTATCACCGCCACCGATTACAACGACATTTTTGCCTTCAGCATTGAGGCGGCCATCATCAAAAGCAGGCACTTCGTCACCAAGGCTTTTGCGATTTGAGGCGGTCAGATAATCAAGCGCTGGCACAATGCCATCAAGTCCACTTCCCGGCGTGCTGATGTCACGGGCTTTATAAACCCCCGTTGCCACCAGAACTGCATCATGCTTTTTGCGGATATCGCTGAAGGTTATGTCAGACCCAATATCAACATTAAGATGAAAATGCACGCCACCATCACGAAGTAATTGACCACGGCGCTCAACAACTGATTTTTCCAGCTTGAAACCGGGGATTCCGTAAATCAGCAGGCCGCCGATTCTGTCGTAACGATCATAGACATGCACCTGATAGCCACGGTGGCGCAACATTTCGGCTGCCGCCAGACCGGCTGGTCCGGCACCGATGATACCAACCGATTCGTCAAGCTCAACGCGCGGCGCGGCGGGCTTGACCCACCCCTCGGCAAAGGCTGTTTCGGTTATATGTTTTTCAACCGCACCAATGGTGACTGATTCGAAACCCTTTTCAATGACACAACTACCTTCACACAAACGATCCTGCGGGCAAATACGACCACAGATTTCGGGAAAATTATTGGTTTGCGAGGATAATTCATAGGCCTCCTGCATCCGCCCTTCGGCAGTCATCATCAACCAATCCGGTATGTTATTATGCAAAGGGCAGTTCGTTTGGCAGAATGGCACACCACATTGTGAACAGCGTGATGCTTGGGTTTCAGCTGCCTCTACATTGAAATCGTCATAGATTTCGTCAAAATCGGCAACCCGGGCATCGGCCTTGCGCTTTGACGGCATGGCTTTTTCAGTTACCACAAATTTCAACATTTTTGATGACATCTCTGCCTCCTGTAATTCCGACACAATCGGGCGCCACGCTGTGACAGCGTACGCCGCAGAATAAAAAGTCAATGATTGTTACCTTTTTATACCTAGTATTTGACAAATCGTCAAGCAATGTAGGTAATTAGCCTTGATATTCTTTAATTTAGTCTCAATACGGTACTATTATGATAACAGCGGTGGTGAGTTGCGAAATAAAGGCAAATTCGATAAGAACAAACATGAAAGTCCGGTGCGGCCGGGTCGATTACTCTGCAATTGCGTTTCAGACCGCCATTATGAGCAGATATGGCCATAAAATAGAGAAGCCTTAACCAATGCCCATTTTTATGATCATTCTTGTAGCACTTGTACAGGGCGTAACTGAATTTCTGCCCATATCATCTTCCGGGCATCTGGTTTTGATTCCGGTTCTAACCGACCAGCCCTATCAAGGACGAACAATCGATGTCGCCGCGCATGTTGGCACCTTCTTTGCGGTTCTGTTTTTTTTGCGCGCTGACATTACACGCATCATCATCGGCATCCTTAGTTTTGGTAAACATAACCCAAATGATGCCCGTTTTGGTCTGATGCTGATGGCAGCCACAATACCTGTTATTGGTGCGGGGTTTTATGTCAATTATGCCAACTGGAACTGGCTAACAATGATTGAAACGCTGGCATGGTCAAATCTGCTCTTTGCGATGCTGTTGTGGGGTGCGGATCGCTATGGAGTGGCGCTAAAGAATATGGATGATGTGCGTTTTTCATCTGCCATATTCATTGGCCTGACACAGATTTGCGCGCTGATTCCCGGTGCATCGCGTTCAGGTGTCACCATGACAGCGGCGCGGATGTTAGGCTTTGACCGCATTACCGCGGCACGGTTTTCATTATTGTTGTCTTTGCCAACGATCGCTGGCGCAGGCATTCTTAAAACCCATGATCTGATCAAAGATGGCGATCTCGCGCTGGGAAGCGACGCGGCGCTGGTGGCTTTGCTTTCGGGTCTGATGGCGTTCCTTGCCATGCGGGCAATGATGGCGTGGCTAGCGCGCGCCAATTTCAATATTTTTGTATATTACCGGCTGATTCTTGGTGCCGTTTTGCTATGGGCAATCCAGAATCATATGATCGCATAGCCAGTCATTGTCTGGTATCACTTCACATTAAAATCAGCGCGAAAACTGGCCACCCGGACGAAACCGTGCAAGATAGCTTGGCAAAATCGCATCCATGCTGGTCGGCGTGATACCCATAGCCGCCAAACCAAGAGCATTCTTGGCAACAATATTGTCGATCTTCAATAGCTTGACCTGATCGACCGTAATGGGCGGTGATGGCAATAACCCAGCAAAGATAGCGCCAAAAGACATCAAGCTCAGTGGCACAGGTATCAGCAAACGCCGACGGCGAATTTGCAGTAAGGTGATTTCCATCAACTGCCGAAATGAATAGATATCAGGGCCGCCTAGTTCAAAAAACTTGCCACGCGGATTTATCTTTGTCTTGCCTATACCAATGCTGGCTTCAATGGCGGCGACAACATCCCCAACATAAACCGGCTGCATCCGCATCGTACCACCCCCAGGCAATGGCAAGGCTGGTGCCGTCAACGCCATATTAGCAAAGCGGTTAAAGAAACCGTCACGGGGGCCAAAAACAATTGACGGGCGCAGAATAACGGCATCTGGAAATTCGTTATGCAAGCCTGCTTCGCCAGCTGCTTTAGTACGCGCATACAGACTAGGGGAGTCCGCATCCGCACCGATGGCCGAAATATGTACAACATCAGCTACATCATTTTGACGCGCCAGCATGCCAATCTTGCCTGGCAATTCACCCTGCAGGGCCTCAAAGCGCTGGCTACCTGTTTCCGCAAGAATACCCACAAAATTAATGACCGCATCAGCTGGCTTTATAACCGAGGCCAGTGTTTCATCATTTAATGCATCGCCTGATACCAGTGTGATCTGACCAACATCACCCATCGGCTTTAGATATTTGGCGCGCTCAGCATTCCGGCATAAAACAATGACACGCATTTTAGCACGCGCCAGCATTTCAACCGTAGCGCGCCCGATAAAGCCTGAACCACCAATTACTGTCACTGTCTTTTGCATATCATCACTCTTGAATTTAATCACTTTAGCCATTTTGACAGGCTAGTGCTCTGCTATATTATAAACCCATGCGCGCTGAAAATGGTCTATCCCCCATATGTACAATGGCGAGAGCCAAAGCAACAAGCAAAAACCGGTGCAGAAAAGCAATGAAAAACAAAAGCTGTCATTATACCGTCAAAATCCAGCCTATCCTCGGGGAAATTGTTTGACAGTTAGGCTTTTAAGACTATTCTCTCGCACTTATTCGCAGCAGAATAATGATGTTGATAAATGCCCAGGTGGCGGAATTGGTAGACGCGCTGGCTTCAGGTGCCAGTGGCCGCAAGGTCGTGGAAGTTCGAGTCTTCTCCTGGGCACCATTTACAGTTGGTATCTGTATCCGCATACTGATTCAGAAATATCCAGCCGGAATAATTAATGCAGAACGAGGCAGGTAATAGCGATGGCCGTTAACATCTATAAAGACGATCTACCTGCCGATATTGACCTCGGTTCGATTGTCGCTATAGATACCGAAACAATGGGTTTGAAAACCCAGCGTGATCGCTTGTGTCTGGTGCAATTATCTAGTGGTGACGGCAATGCGCATCTGGTTCAGATTGCTCAGCCAGCCAAGCCAAGCCCTGTTCTAGCGGCTTTACTTGCTGACCCTGCGGTAACCAAATTATTCCATTTTGCGCGTTTTGATCTCGCCGCTCTGATCCATTATATCGGCGCTGTCGAAGGCGATATTTACTGCACTAAAATCGCCTCAAAACTAGCCCGCACCTATACTGACCGACATGGGCTCAAAGAATTATGCCGCGAGCTGTTGCAGATTGATATTTCCAAACAGCAACAATCATCAGATTGGGGTGCTGAAACCCTGACCATTGATCAGCAGAATTATGCGGCTGGCGATGTTTTATATCTTCATGCGATCCGCGAAAAACTCTCATATATGCTTGAGCGTGAAAACCGCATGGCGCTGGCCAATGCCTGTTTTGGCTTTTTGCCTGAGCGTGCACAACTTGATCTAATTGGCTTTGGTGATGTGGATATCTTCCACCATTAAGTAATTTTACTAAGTCATCTTATGGTCATTAGGGAATTCAGAGGACTTTGAATGGCATCTGATAATAATGATACATACGACAAGAAGCTTACGCGCTTTACGCCAAAAAAGCGCGCTTCGTCTGCTAAAAAATCCACCCTCTTGCGCCCTAGCGTTCTTTTAACCGGCGCCGGATTAACGACGCTTGCTGCCGCTGTAGGATGGTTGGGTCTTTATACCAAAACCAGTGATGTCCGCGTCAGTATTGCCAATATCGAAGTGGCTGATGATGGCGGCACACAATTGACTGGCGCACGTTATAAAGGCACGACAAAAACAGGCAAGACCTATGAAATCAACGCCACAAACGCTGTTGAACAAAATAATGGCAGTGGCATTATCCAACTATCTGAACCCACAGGCTTTATTACCCAGTCTGACGGGGGTCGTATAAATATTTCAGCATTGAATGGTGCGTTTTCGCAAACTGATAATCTAGTCGATCTCACAGGCATGGTTGTTCTTAAGCAAACAAAACAAAACGTGATTATGACAACCGAGGCGTTAAGCGCCAATATCGATGCTGGTGAAATGCAATCCGATTTGCCTGTCGAAGTTGTTTCACCTGACGCGCACATAACGGGACAGAATATTCGCGTCACCGATCATGGAAACGTCATGATGTTTGGTGGTACAAGTAAAATGGTTTTGCATAATGTGAAGACAATCAACTAATCTGGCAAAGCCCCAGTCAGTGCATGAACAGGATATGTTATGAAGGTTTTAAATTTTTTATTGCGACATTTTGCGCTATTTGCGTTGCTGCTTGTCATGAGTCCCGGACTGTTATCAATAGCCAATGCACAAGACAAACAAGCCGAGACCCAAACCGCACCGGTCACGATTGAAGCCTCAGATTTTCTGGAATGGGATCAGAATAAAGGGCTTTATCTAGCCGAGGGCGATGCCATAGCCGTGCAACGTGATATGCGTATCTCGGCAGATCGTCTAGAAGCAAATTATGATCCGGAACAAGCTGGGCGCGAAATCAATTTGATGACCGCAACGGGTAATGTTTTTTTTATTGATGGTGAAAATACCGCAACTGGCGCACGGCTTGTCTATGATCTCGTATCCAGCACTTATTCGGTGTTTGGCAAAAATGCAAAAGTCACCAGCCCACGTGGCGTCATGACAGCAACTAAAAAGATTATCTATGACGAGTCCAACCCCACAAAAGCAAAAATCAATGGCATTGGCAAAGCTAATTATACAGCCGATGATGGGCGTGTCATTTCTGGTGATGAAATTATCGCCTTTACCAATGAAAACGGCGACCTGCAAACGCTTGATGCCATCGGCAATGCCTATGTACGTACTGTCGATAACCAGACAGCTACTGGCGACAAGGTTAATTACGATTTCAACACCTCCATTGCCATACTGACAGGTAATGTTGAACTGATCGAAGGCCAGAATGTCATGCGTGGGTCGCGGGCTGAAGTTGATTTTAATAGTGGTGTCAGTCGGCTTCTATCTGATGGTCAGGGTGGACGCGTGACCGGCATTATGGTTCAATAACAAAATGATTTTGGGTATGTGCTTAAAGGTTCCACATAATGGATAAATGGTCTAACCAAGATGGGTTTCCCCCATCAGCACCACGGCTGGTAAATCAGAATGCTGGTTTGCAGGCAACGGGTATAGGCAAAAGCTTTGATCAGCGGCGCGTTGTTCGCAATGTTACACTTAGCTTACAGCGTGGTGAGGCTGTTGGCCTGTTAGGGCCAAATGGTGCTGGCAAAACCACAACCTTTTATATTCTGGCAGGGTTGCTGGCAGCGGACGAAGGTAGCGTTCAAATTGACGGCCAGAATGTGACGAATATGCCGGTCTTTCAACGGGCCCGGCTCGGCATTGGTTATCTGCCACAAGAATCAAGCATATTTCGTGGTCTAACCGTCGAACAGAATATTCTAGCCGTGCTTGAAACACTGGATGAACCAGAAACTGATCGTGCATCAATGCTTGATGATCTGATGGCTGAATTTGGCATTACGCATCTTCGCAACACCCCGTCTATCAATCTATCCGGCGGCGAGCGGCGACGGCTTGAAATTGCTCGTGCTTTAGCCGCACGTCCAACATTTCTGCTGCTTGACGAGCCACTTGCTGGCATTGACCCCATAGCGTTGGGAGAAATCCGCGGCCTTATCCGCCAGCTTCAGGACCATGGGCTCGGTGTCCTGATTACCGACCATAATGTCCGTGAGACGCTCGATGTTGTTGACCGTGCCTACATCATCCATGATGGCGCTGTCATGATGGAAGGCAGTCCTGAAGAAGTTGTTCAGCATAGCGGTGTCCGTGAAGTCTATCTTGGCGAACGCTTTAGCCGCTAGCATTAAGATCAATTATCCTTCTTGTGTGAAGATTTCAAAACATAGTCTTGACAGGAAACTTTGGCACTACTAGGTTGCGCGACTTCTGGCACCCCTGACGATCCAGATAAACAAATTTTTATATGTTTTTGACAGGCTCATAGCCGCTTTGCACCTAGACAGGTTTTTAAATGACAGACGGTAGTTTTATCGAGCAGCAACAGATACTTGTTGGTCTCAAAGTGAACAGCAAGAAACACCTGATCGAAGCGTTATGTGCCGAGGCTGCCAAAGCGCATAAAATCGAATCACGCGATTTATGTGCGGCGGTGATGAAGCGTGAACGACTTGGTAGTACGGGTGTGGGTAATGGCGTGGCTATCCCGCATGCCGCGATCAATTCTGTTGATGAGCCAATCGCTGTGATGGCTATTCTTGATAGCCCCGTCGCCTTCGACGCCGCTGATGGGCGAGATGTTGACATTGCCTGCCTGGTGATTGGCCCAGAAGCTAGTGATCAAGCTCAACTTCAGATGCTATCATCCGTTTCACAGGTGCTTCGTAAGGCGACAAACTGTTCCAAACTGCGTGCAGCGCAGACCGCAGCTGAAGCGTTGATGGCCATTCAAAACATCACGCAATCCAAAGCAGCATAATCCATATTCATTTAAAGACAGCATGTTGCCAAAACAAAACCCCGAATCAGCTTATAAGGGCTGAGACGGGGTTTTGTTTAGGTGATTTGGTGGAGCTAAGCGGGATCGAACCGCTGACCTCTACAATGCCATTGTAGCGCTCTCCCAGCTGAGCTATAGCCCCTAATCCAAATCATGTTTGCCGCAACTGCTTGCGGCCGCGCATGTGTATCGCAGGCGCCGGTGTTGGCGCAAGCAAAATTTAGCAAACACACGTAATTCATCTGATAAATCAGAAAAAAAGGTGCTAGTTCTCATCTCCATCGTCAAGATTTGGAAGCAACTCATCATCTTCGGTGATTTCATCCTGAATGATGCCTGGCCCATCAGCGTCTTCGGCGGCGTTATCTTCCTCTTCATAATCAAGAGTTTCGTCATCTACACCAATGCCAGTAGCTTGCCCAGTATTGGCTTCATCACCATCTTCATCATCATCATGGATGTTTTCATCCTGATCTTCCACATCATCCAGCTTTGCTGTTTGCACTCTGCTAGCAGCCGACTTTACAGCGCTTCGCCCTTTGCGGCTGGTAAGTAAATTTTCAATACTGAATTCAGTGGAACAACCAGGGCAAATAATAGGTGTTCTTTTGAAATCATAGAATTTCATACCGCATGACAAACAAGCACGCTTTATTCCAAGATCTGCTTTAGCCATTCCTACTTACCCTTTGCATATTTTATTACAGGTGGTCACACAAATTTTGAACTACGGATTTGATACAATTTACTGAGCCTGTCAAAACAAATTTTTAATCATCCGGCATTTTTATTACTTCTTGCCTAAACAGCGTGAACTGAAACGTTCACATGTTTCTAAACACAATTTCCATGCTGATCAGAAATTTATATTTTTGTCGTGATCTATGCGGCCATATTTGCGTCACACGTAAACATGATGCTATATGATGCTTTGCTTAACACTGAGATGGCAAACTGTGCCATGAAAGCACATTATCAACCCCTTATTTGGCCGCAGGATAAAGACATGTCGATGCAGACAAATCTTAGTTTATCATCACAAAGAACAGACAATCTTGCTGGCATAATTGATGTGCCTGGCGATAAATCGATGTCACATCGATCTTTGATACTTGGTAGCTTGGCTATCGGCACGACCAAGGTAACTGGCTTGCTAGAAGGTGCTGATGTGCTGGCAACCGCCGATGCCATGCGCGCTCTTGGCGTCGATATAACCCGCCATGATGATGGTACCTGGGTGATTGTAGGGCAAGGGCTGCATGGCCTTGTTGCACCTGAAACGGCGCTGGATCTTGGCAATTCTGGTACCGGTGTTCGTCTGCTTATGGGCGTCGTTGCGGGACAGGCCATCACCGCAACATTTACCGGTGACGCCTCGCTTAGCGTTCGCCCGATGGCGCGCATCACCGATCCGTTGCAGCAAATGGGAACCCATGTCGCGAGCCGTGATGGTGGCCTGCTTCCGGTGACAATTACCGGTCAAAGCGAGCCAATGGCAATCAGCTATGAAAGCCCGGTAGCATCAGCCCAGATTAAATCAGCTATTTTGCTTGCTGGTTTGACAGCGCGCGGTGACACCGAAGTCATCGAGCCACATGCGTCACGCGACCACACTGAAAGCATGCTTCGTCACTTTGGCGCCACCGTCGAACAGACAGTTCGGGATGATGGCACACACCATGTCCAGCTTCATGGCGGCGCGCAACTGATTGCAGCAGATATTGCGGTACCGCGCGATCCCTCATCCGCCGCCTTTCCCATGGTTGCTGCATTACTGACCAAGGGTAGCGATATCACCCTGCCCTCGATCGGCATGAACCCGCTTCGTACTGGTTTGATTACGACTTTGATCGAAATGGGTGGCGATATCAGCATACTCAACCCCCGTGATGAAGGCGGCGAACCCGTGGCAGATTTGAGAGTCCGCCACAGTGATTTGCATGGCATTAATATACCAGCTGAACGGGCTGCGTCGATGATTGATGAATTCCCGATCCTGTCGGTCGCCGCAACACAGGCATATGGCACGACGATTATGAATGGCGTTGCCGAACTTAGGGTAAAGGAAACTGACCGGATCAAGGTTATGGCTGATGGCCTCATTGCCGCTGGTGCCATTGTTAGTTATGACGATGACACAATGACCGTGACAGGCGGCCCAATTGCAGGCGGGATGACTGTCAACTCACAACATGATCACCGAATCGCAATGTCATTTCTGACTCTAGGTCTGATTTCAAACGCTCCAGTTAGCGTTGAAGGATGCGAAACCATCCATACAAGCTTCCCTGATTTTGCCAAGATCATGCAGAATGCAGGCGCTAACATCGCCGAAACTGGTTCATGATTATCGCTGTTGATGGATCCGCCGCCAGCGGCAAAGGCACGCTTGCCAAACGCCTTGCGGCATATTTTGACCTTGCTCATCTCGATACTGGCGCATTGTACCGCATGGTGGGACTTGCCGCACTGGAACAGGGGCTAGATGATAAAAATATCAATGAACTTCAAGCTGTTGCTATAACAAGCGCCCTTGATCTTTCGGTCACACCTGATGATAGAATTCGCAATGATACGGTTGCAGAGATGGCGTCAATTGTTGCTGCTATGCCACCTGTACGTGCCTGCTTGCTTGACCTGCAACGCCACTTTGTCGCGCATCCCACTGCCGCAGGTGGTGCCGTTCTTGATGGCCGTGATATAGGCAGTGTCGTTCTGCCAGATGCGGATTATAAATTCTTTGTAGATGCCGATATTGATGTGCGCGCAGAACGCCGCACCAAAGAGTTGCATGATAACGGACAATCCGTTATGTTCCGCCACGTTCTAGAGGATATGAAGGCACGGGATCAGCGAGATCGCAATCGCGATATCGCCCCGCTGGTGGCAACATCCGACGCTATTGTCATTGATACGTCTGACAAAGACGCAGATATGGTGCTGGCATTGGCATTGGCACATATAGCTGGATAATCTGGAACATCGTCAGACAGGATGGCATCCGAACGCCACCTGTTTGTAAAAATGGCTTTAACTTTTGCTGGTACGGATCAACTGATCGCCACAAAAACCCGGTTAGAGTTTCATCGCATATCATGCCCCTAAAGCATGGCTAAACGATGGAATTGTTCGGCTAATTCGGCCCTCAAACCAGCTGAGGCATTATACCGGCGTAATTTGTTTCGTGTGTCGAAACACCGGTAGGCGATGGACGGAGATATTTTTGACACCTACAAATGTAATGGCAGCAGACGCTGCAACTGAAAACTTTGCCGACCTTCTAGCTGAAAGTTTTGGCAAAGACACCAATATTGAGGGCTCTGTAGTCCGCGGTTTCGTAGTAGAAATCGAAGGCGACGCGGTGCTTATTGATGTTGGATTGAAATCCGAAGGCCGCATCCCACTAAAAGAACTTGTTAGCCCCGGACAGGAAGCCGATGTAAAAATTGGCGACGAAATTGAAGTTTACGTTGAGCGTATGGAAGACCGTAATGGTCAGGCCGTGCTCAGCCGTGACAAGGCACGCCGCGAAGAAGCCTGGAGCGTACTCGAAGCATCATTTGAGAAGCAAGAGCGTGTTACCGGTATTATCTTTGGCAAGGTCAAAGGCGGCTTTACCGTCGATCTTTCAGGCGCGACCGCCTTTTTGCCAGGTAGTCAGGTTGATATTCGCCCGGTGCGCGATCTTGGCCCATTGATGGGTTCACCACAGCCATTCCAGATTCTGAAAATTGACCGTCGCCGTGGCAACATCGTTGTATCGCGTCGGGCGGTTCTGGAAGAGTCTCGCGCCGAAGCCCGCACCGAATTGGTATCCAACCTTCAAGAAGGTCAGGTGTTACAAGGTGTGGTCAAGAATATCACTGATTATGGTGCGTTCGTTGATCTTGGCGGCGTTGACGGTCTGCTGCATGTTACCGATATAGCATGGCAGCGTATCAGCCATCCTTCGGAAGCCTTGCAGATTGGTGAAACCGTTGAAGTACAGGTTATCCGCTTTAATGCAGAAACCCAGCGTATCTCGCTTGGTATGAAGCAGCTTCTGTCTGATCCTTGGGAAAATGTCGAAGGCAAATTCCCGATCGGTGCCAAGATGGAAGGCCGCGTTACCAACATCACCGATTATGGTGCCTTTGTTGAGCTTGAAGCTGGCGTCGAAGGTCTTGTCCATGTCTCCGAAATGAGTTGGACCAAGAAGAATGTTCATCCTGGCAAGATTGTATCAACCAGTCAGCAAGTCGAAGTTATGGTTCTGGACGTTGATCTGTCTAAGCGCCGTATTTCACTTGGCCTCAAGCAGTGCACAGGCAACCCGTGGGAAGACCTGAGTACCGCACATCCTGCTGGTTCAGAGATCGAAGGCGAGATCCGCAACATCACCGAATTTGGTCTGTTTGTTGGTCTTACTGAAGAAATCGACGGCCTTGTGCATCTATCTGATATCAGCTGGGACGTTACGGGTGAAGCTGCACTTGAAGGCTTCAACAAAGGTGACATGGTCAAAGCCAAGGTTCTGGATATTGATACTGATAAAGAGCGTATCTCGCTTGGAATCAAGCAACTTACGGATGATCCATTTGCTGGTCAGGCTGACAATTACCGCAAAGGTGAAGTTGTCACATGTATCGTGTCGGCTGTATCCGAAAATGGCCTCGATGTGACAGTTGGTGATGCCATGACTGGCTTTATCCGCCGGGCTGATCTTAGCCGTGAGCGTAACGAACAGCGTGCTGACCGTTTTGCCGTTGGCGAGAAGGTCGATGCTGTCGTTACCAATCTTGATAAGAAGTCACGCAAACTGACATTATCGATCAAAGCACGCGAATCTGCCGAAGAAAAACAGGCAATGGCTGACTTTGGTTCATCAGATAGCGGCGCAAGCCTTGGTGATATTCTGGGTGCCGCGCTGGCAAAGCGTGATACCACAGACGATAAGTAAAATATGTGCGCAGGCGACCCCGGTTGCCTGCGCGCTGACTATAATTCCCAATTACAAATTTTGTTTCAAACATGAGTTGACCCCGCGTGAGTGAACAGGCATCCTAACTTAGTTAAAAATGTATGTATTAACAATGGAGTGGGTGGCGTGACACGGTCTGAACTAATTGCCCGTATGGCAG
This window of the Candidatus Puniceispirillum marinum IMCC1322 genome carries:
- a CDS encoding TIGR02300 family protein, with amino-acid sequence MAKADLGIKRACLSCGMKFYDFKRTPIICPGCSTEFSIENLLTSRKGRSAVKSAASRVQTAKLDDVEDQDENIHDDDEDGDEANTGQATGIGVDDETLDYEEEDNAAEDADGPGIIQDEITEDDELLPNLDDGDEN
- the aroA gene encoding 3-phosphoshikimate 1-carboxyvinyltransferase, which codes for MSMQTNLSLSSQRTDNLAGIIDVPGDKSMSHRSLILGSLAIGTTKVTGLLEGADVLATADAMRALGVDITRHDDGTWVIVGQGLHGLVAPETALDLGNSGTGVRLLMGVVAGQAITATFTGDASLSVRPMARITDPLQQMGTHVASRDGGLLPVTITGQSEPMAISYESPVASAQIKSAILLAGLTARGDTEVIEPHASRDHTESMLRHFGATVEQTVRDDGTHHVQLHGGAQLIAADIAVPRDPSSAAFPMVAALLTKGSDITLPSIGMNPLRTGLITTLIEMGGDISILNPRDEGGEPVADLRVRHSDLHGINIPAERAASMIDEFPILSVAATQAYGTTIMNGVAELRVKETDRIKVMADGLIAAGAIVSYDDDTMTVTGGPIAGGMTVNSQHDHRIAMSFLTLGLISNAPVSVEGCETIHTSFPDFAKIMQNAGANIAETGS
- the cmk gene encoding (d)CMP kinase; this encodes MIIAVDGSAASGKGTLAKRLAAYFDLAHLDTGALYRMVGLAALEQGLDDKNINELQAVAITSALDLSVTPDDRIRNDTVAEMASIVAAMPPVRACLLDLQRHFVAHPTAAGGAVLDGRDIGSVVLPDADYKFFVDADIDVRAERRTKELHDNGQSVMFRHVLEDMKARDQRDRNRDIAPLVATSDAIVIDTSDKDADMVLALALAHIAG
- the rpsA gene encoding 30S ribosomal protein S1, which produces MAADAATENFADLLAESFGKDTNIEGSVVRGFVVEIEGDAVLIDVGLKSEGRIPLKELVSPGQEADVKIGDEIEVYVERMEDRNGQAVLSRDKARREEAWSVLEASFEKQERVTGIIFGKVKGGFTVDLSGATAFLPGSQVDIRPVRDLGPLMGSPQPFQILKIDRRRGNIVVSRRAVLEESRAEARTELVSNLQEGQVLQGVVKNITDYGAFVDLGGVDGLLHVTDIAWQRISHPSEALQIGETVEVQVIRFNAETQRISLGMKQLLSDPWENVEGKFPIGAKMEGRVTNITDYGAFVELEAGVEGLVHVSEMSWTKKNVHPGKIVSTSQQVEVMVLDVDLSKRRISLGLKQCTGNPWEDLSTAHPAGSEIEGEIRNITEFGLFVGLTEEIDGLVHLSDISWDVTGEAALEGFNKGDMVKAKVLDIDTDKERISLGIKQLTDDPFAGQADNYRKGEVVTCIVSAVSENGLDVTVGDAMTGFIRRADLSRERNEQRADRFAVGEKVDAVVTNLDKKSRKLTLSIKARESAEEKQAMADFGSSDSGASLGDILGAALAKRDTTDDK